From Cricetulus griseus strain 17A/GY chromosome 1 unlocalized genomic scaffold, alternate assembly CriGri-PICRH-1.0 chr1_0, whole genome shotgun sequence, a single genomic window includes:
- the Bcas2 gene encoding pre-mRNA-splicing factor SPF27 translates to MAGTGLVAGEVVVDALPYFDQGYEAPGVREAAAALVEEETRRYRPTKNYLSYLTAPDYSAFETDIMRNEFERLAARQPIELLSMKRYELPAPSSGQKNDITAWQECVNNSMAQLEHQAVRIENLELMSQHGCNAWKVYNENLVHMIEHAQKELQKLRKHIQDLNWQRKNMQLSAGSKLREMESNWVSLVSKNYEIERTIVQLENEICQIKQQHGEANKENIRQDF, encoded by the exons ATGGCAGGCACGGGTTTGGTAGCcggggaggtggtggtggatgCGTTGCCGTACTTTGACCAAGGCTACGAGGCTCCCGGCGTGCGGGAAGCG gcTGCGGCCCTGGTGGAGGAGGAAACTCGCAGATACCGACCTACCAAGAACTACCTGAGCTACCTGACAGCCCCGGATTATTCTGCCTTTGAA ACTGACATAATGAGAAACGAATTTGAGAGGCTAGCTGCTCGACAACCAATTGAATTACTCAGCATGAAGCG ATATGAACTTCCAGCCCCTTCCTCGGGTCAGAAAAATGACATTACTGCATGGCAAGAGTGTGTAAACAATTCCATGGCCCAGTTAGAGCATCAAGCAGTGCGAATTGAGAATCTGGAACTGATGTCACAGCATGGGTGTAATGCCTGGAAAGTATATAATGA AAACCTCGTTCATATGATTGAACATGCACAGAAGGAGCTTCAGAAGTTAAG gaaACATATTCAAGATTTAAACTGGCAGCGAAAAAACATGCAACTCTCAGCTGGATCTAAATTGAGAGAAATGGAATCCAA TTGGGTATCCCTGGTAAGCAAGAACTATGAGATTGAAAGGACTATTGTGCAGCTGGAGAATGAGATCTGTCAAATCAAGCAGCAGCATGGGGAGGCAAACAAGGAAAACATCCGCCAAGACTTCTGA
- the LOC113833203 gene encoding uncharacterized protein LOC113833203 — MHSFLHVPDCPYPLLGRDLLTKLRAQIHFERSEVKVTGPEGIPLTILTMSIEDEYRLHEKRTNSNNQETLDHWLAEFPQAWAETGGMGLAINQAPIIVTLKAAILPASVRQYPMPKEAREGIRPHIKRLLEQGILVPCKSPWNTPLLPVRKPGTNDYRPVQDLREVNKRIEDIHPTVPNPYNLLSGLPPNYTWYTVLDLKDAFFCLRLHPTSQPIFAFEWQDADLGISGQLTWTRLPQGFKNSPTLFDEALHQDLAGFRVRYPALILLQYVDDILLAAKTKEECKEGTRALLQTLGSLGYRASAKKAQICQKQVTYLGYKIKDGRRWLTEARMRAILDIPTPQNPRQLREFLGTAGFCRLWIPGFAEMAAPLYPLTRPGVAFKWEEPQKKAFTNIKKALLESPALGLPDLAKPFELFIDEKGGYAKGVLTQKLGPWRRPTAYLSKKLDPVASGWPPCLRMIAAIALLVKDSYKLTLGQPLTIHAPHAVEAVIRQPPDRWLTNARMTHYQTMLLDKDRVHFGPLVTLNPATLLPLPGEPEAHNCLQVLAEAHGARPDLTDQPLPSPDHIWFTDGSSFLHQGKRRAGAAVTTENQVVWAQALPPGTSAQRAELIALTQALKLAEGKRLTVYTDSRYAFATAHIHGEIYRRRGLLTSEGKDIKNKEEILALLRALHLPSALSIIHCPGHQKGDSLEARGNRRADLAAREAALTTDTTSLLALEPTNDRPTPSWDYEQRDIQTLEKLGATKEPNGDWTYEGKTVIPYRVTKYLVTFLHKMTHLSSKKMRELLEREEEFNFLLGKNDILKQVTEQCDACARVNASRLKLPPGNRVRGYRPGTHWEIDFTEIKPAHLQALQLVQREIWKPLAQAYKDQRDHPTIPHSYQIGDTVWVRRHQAKNLEPHWKGPYIVLLTTPTALKVDGIAAWIHASHVKPARPTDSATTSEWTAHRTQNPLKIRLSRTPSC; from the exons ATGCATTCTTTCCTCCATGTGCCAGATTGCCCCTACCCCTTACTAGGACGGGACCTATTGACCAAATTAAGAGCTCAAATACACTTTGAGAGGTCAGAAGTCAAAGTCACAGGGCCAGAGGGAATTCCCCTTACCATCTTGACAATGTCCATAGAAGATGAATACAGACTCCATGAAAAGAGGACTAATTCGAACAATCAGGAAACCCTTGATCACTGGCTTGCGGAATTTCCCCAAGCCTGggctgaaacaggaggaatgGGCCTTGCCATCAACCAGGCCCCAATTATAGTAACCTTAAAAGCTGCCATCCTTCCTGCATCCGTCAGACAGTATCCAATGCCTAAAGAAGCCCGAGAAGGAATTCGGCCACATATTAAAAGGTTACTTGAACAAGGGATTCTGGTGCCCTGTAAATCTCCTTGGAATACACCTTTGTTGCCCGTCAGGAAGCCAGGAACCAATGACTATAGGCCAGTACAGGATCTGAGGGAGGTCAATAAAAGGATAGAGGACATACACCCTACTGTCCCCAACCCTTATAATTTGCTGAGCGGATTGCCACCCAACTATACCTGGTATACAGTCTTAGATCTTAaagatgccttcttctgcctccgcCTGCATCCCACCAGCCAACCTATATTTGCCTTTGAATGGCAGGATGCCGACCTTGGAATCTCTGGGCAGCTAACTTGGACTAGGTTACCTCAAGGGTTTAAGAACAGCCCCACCCTTTTTGATGAAGCTTTACATCAGGATCTGGCAGGATTCCGGGTCCGGTACCCCGCGCTAATCCTCTTACAGTATGTAGATGACATCCTCCTGGCAGCCAAAACCAAGGAAGAATGCAAGGAAGGCACTCGAGCCCTCCTCCAGACTCTTGGGAGCCTAGGATACCGGGCATCCGCCAAGAAGGCCCAGATATGTCAGAAACAGGTGACCTATTTAGGATACAAGATAAAGGATGGACGGCGATGGCTAACGGAAGCCCGTATGCGAGCCATCTTAGACATTCCCACCCCACAAAATCCCCGCCAACTGAGAGAGTTCTTGGGAACGGCAGGCTTCTGCCGCCTATGGATCCCCGGGTTTGCCGAAATGGCGGCTCCCCTCTACCCCCTCACTCGGCCAGGGGTTGCTTTTAAATGGGAAGAGCCCCAAAAGAAAGCCTTCACCAACATCAAAAAGGCTCTCCTTGAATCACCAGCCCTGGGTCTACCGGACTTAGCTAAGCCATTTGAACTCTTTATAGATGAGAAAGGAGGCTATGCCAAGGGAGTCCTCACCCAAAAACTGGGGCCTTGGAGAAGGCCCACTGCATACCTCTCCAAGAAATTGGATCCTGTAGCATCGGGATGGCCACCCTGTCTCCGAATGATTGCCGCCATAGCCCTGCTAGTAAAAGATTCTTACAAGCTAACCTTGGGGCAGCCTTTGACCATACATGCCCCTCATGCGGTTGAGGCAGTCATCAGACAGCCTCCAGACAGATGGCTCACTAATGCCCGAATGACTCATTACCAGACTATGCTGTTGGACAAAGACCGGGTCCACTTTGGGCCTCTGGTGACTCTGAATCCAGCCACCTTGCTCCCTCTCCCAGGGGAGCCAGAGGCTCATAATTGCTTACAGGTACTGGCTGAGGCCCATGGGGCGAGACCCGACCTGACTGACCAGCCTCTACCCAGCCCGGACCACATCTGGTTCACGGATGGAAGCAGCTTTTTGCATCAAGGAAAACGAAGGGCGGGCGCAGCAGTCACCACAGAGAATCAGGTTGTCTGGGCTCAGGCACTCCCTCCCGGAACCTCTGCGCAGAGGGCAGAACTCATTGCACTCACGCAGGCTCTAAAATTGGCAGAAGGTAAGAGGCTCACCGTGTACACAGACAGTCGTTATGCCTTTGCCACTGCCCATATACATGGAGAAATTTACAGACGGAGGGGGCTGCTTACCTCCGAAGGGAAAGACATTAAGAATAAGGAGGAAATCCTCGCTCTCCTAAGAGCTCTTCATCTGCCCTCCGCCTTAAGTATCATACATTGCCCCGGACATCAAAAAGGGGATTCTCTTGAAGCCAGGGGCAATCGGAGGGCAGACTTGGCTGCCCGAGAGGCGGCCCTGACCACAGACACCACTAGCCTCCTGGCTCTGGAGCCCACCAACGACCGTCCCACCCCCTCATGGGACTATGAACAAAGAGACATCCAAACCCTAGAGAAATTGGGAGCCACAAAGGAACCAAACGGGGATTGGACTTATGAAGGAAAGACTGTCATCCCCTACCGGGTAACCAAGTACCTAGTGACATTTTTACATAAGATGACACATCTGAGCTCCAAGAAGATGCGGGAGCTCCTCGAACGAGAAGAGGAATTCAATTTCCTTTTGGGGAAGAATGACATTCTAAAACAGGTAACTGAACAATGTGATGCGTGCGCCCGAGTCAACGCATCCAGACTGAAGCTTCCTCCTGGGAACCGGGTCAGAGGCTACCGGCCCGGAACACATTGGGAGATAGATTTCACTGAGATTAAACCAG CTCATTTACAGGCACTACAATTAGTACAACGGGAGATTTGGAAACCCCTTGCTCAAGCTTATAAAGACCAGAGGGACCATCCCACCATCCCCCATTCCTACCAGATCGGGGACACCGTTTGGGTCCGGCGTCACCAGGCCAAGAACCTTGAACCCCACTGGAAGGGACCCTACATCGTTTTGCTTACCACTCCCACCGCACTCAAAGTAGACGGCATTGCCGCTTGGATACATGCTTCACATGTAAAGCCAGCCCGACCCACCGATTCAGCCACTACATCAGAATGGACCGCACACCGCACTCAAAATCCTTTAAAGATAAGACTCTCTCGTACACCCTCCTGTTGA